In Victivallis lenta, the sequence CACGCCGGATTTTCTCTTTGCGCTTTTCACGCGCTCGGGCTGCGGCGAGATCGTGGTGGACGGCGATGCCTGCGAGCTGGAGGCCGGCTCCCTCTATCTTGCGCCGGCCGGCCGGGAACAGCTCTATTTTCAGAAGGGCGCCGGCAACTGGCGTTTTCTCTGGTTCCACCTGAAGCCCGACGCCGCGTTCCTGCAGCCGCCTCCGCCCGGCGCTGTGACCGGGCGCTGCGGAGATTCGGCGCGGCTCGAGGAGGCGATGAGCGGTTTTGCCGCCGAAACCGTCCGGTCCATGCGGTCGCTGGTCAGCTCGGACGAGCAGCCGCCGGGGAGTTTTTACAGCGATTCGATGAGCCTGGCCGAATCGCTGCGGAGTTTTCATCTTGAGGTGGACGCCTCGAACCAGAACGCCGAGGCGCTGGCCGGGCTTTACGCGGAGCTGATCTTCGGGCTGCTGGACCGCGCCTTCCTGTCGCTGCTGGCCCGCTATGACGGCGACGAACGTTCCGATTGCCTCGACCGGCTCTGGAGCCGGGTGATTGCCGAACTCGGACGGGAGTGGCCGCTCGAAGAGATGGCGTCGATCGTGCATATGTCGATTCCCACTCTGATCCGGCAGGTGAAGAAGCGGTATGACGCCACGCCGATGCAGATGCTCTACCATCTCCGATTGAAGCGGGCGGTCCAGTTGCTGCTGTCGAGCCGGCTGCCGGTAACCGCCATTGCGCGGGAGATCGGTTACGGCAGCGTCTCCTCCTTTTCGACCGCCTTCCGCGCCGAATACGGCGTCACGCCGCGCGATTACCGCCGCCGGCAGCCGGGCGGCGGGCCGTTCTCCTGAATCATCGGTTGCCGCCGCTGTACTTTCTGAAGAATACCTGTTCCTGAAGCATCGTTATTTTTTTGTCTGTCCGGAGAAATCAAGTCGGCAATCCTGATTTGCTATTTCTCAAATGATGAGGTATTTTATTTGATGCTTTATTTGAAGTTTAAAGTTGAAAAATATGAAATTCTGCGGCAGGGGATCTCTGTTCCGGGACGGTCGGCTGCCGGGGGCGGCGGATTATGCGGCTGCGATGCTCCGGGAAACCGTCCGGCCGGGATGGAGATGACGGGAGTGCTTCGGGGTTTTCTCCTCCGGCTTGAACGGGAACTGAATCCGGCATCGGAATATGTGTCGGCCGATGGATTCAGTGAAGAGAGTTTCGTCCTCCGGCGGCGGCACGGAACGGCTTTGAACCGGACGGGGACCGCCGGTCTGCCGGACTTCCGTGAATCGGTTCCGCAGACAGAACAGGCGGGGGAATCATGAAGAAGCTTCTGGCCTGCCTGCTTCTGGCGGCGGCATCGGCGTTGGCGGCACGGACCGTCACGCTCGACTATTTTTTTCAGCAGGGGTGTGAGGAGTGCGCCCGCGTCAAT encodes:
- a CDS encoding AraC family transcriptional regulator; translated protein: MKQLQPINNSVPVEKVIPDNMAQLFLPLYLKHPAVLKLRDAGIIMAGISEASAGFRLRRTPDFLFALFTRSGCGEIVVDGDACELEAGSLYLAPAGREQLYFQKGAGNWRFLWFHLKPDAAFLQPPPPGAVTGRCGDSARLEEAMSGFAAETVRSMRSLVSSDEQPPGSFYSDSMSLAESLRSFHLEVDASNQNAEALAGLYAELIFGLLDRAFLSLLARYDGDERSDCLDRLWSRVIAELGREWPLEEMASIVHMSIPTLIRQVKKRYDATPMQMLYHLRLKRAVQLLLSSRLPVTAIAREIGYGSVSSFSTAFRAEYGVTPRDYRRRQPGGGPFS